The Sphaerochaeta globosa str. Buddy region GATAATCGGTTGGAAGAAGGGATTGAATTCCGCTTCCCATCCTTGTGATTGAAATCCTTGGATACACTCATCGATGTCCAGTTTTCTTGCCTGGATTTCTGAATTTGCGACCATCCAGGTTTTATAGCTTCTTTGCGCTTCCTGTTGCGTAACATATGCGAGATCGACCAGCTGCTCGAGAGAGGCCGTACGGTACCGGATTCCGGACGCTGCACATCCGATGAGTATCTCAACTGGTGGTAGGAAAGTTCGCCGTGCATCAAACCTATTTTGCAGTCTCTCTAGTATTGTCTGGCAAACGATAGCCTGATATTCAGCCTTCACTTTCTCGTTGGATAGCATCTCAGACGGAAAATTCCTGAGAACTACAAAGGCCTCATGGGTCATCCTTTGTGTATTGTTTGTACCAAAATAGTCCATGAGTTCCTGGGCACACAGCAAAGAGACTTCCTCAAGCCGTTCCCGGTTTACACAGGACTGGAAGACCCCTCTTGTATGCATTGAAAGGTAGAGGCAAAACAGGGACTCAAGATTGGACTGCTCATGAAGCCTCAACCACTTCGAAAGTGCCTTACTTGTATATCTCCATGGTTCACAGTGGTTGATGTAATGGAATCCCATGTTCACATTGATCAGAAACAGCAGGGAAAAAGCTAGACCGGCACTAATCCAACCCAACGAGAAGCTTATGACAAGCAAAACGAAATTGGCACACCCCAATACAAGAGAATGATGCTGCAAGAATTTCATAGTTTGTTCCTTTATAAAAGCAATAAAAAGCCTTTCTTCCTGTGTGTAGGGAAGAAAGGCTCTTGATTGGTGCAACTGTTAGTCAGTCGGTTTTACAAAATAACTACCGCGATTCTTGAGCAACAACTTGGTTCCATCGACTACCGCCGTCAGTGGTCGTTTGGAGATATGGAAGTCCATACCAATCCGTTCGTGCAGGAATTCATCGATTCCGTCGATCAGGGCACCACCTCCACTGATATAGATTCCGTTGACTATGATATCCGAGGAGAGCTCGGGGGGAGTGTTTTGCAACACCTTCAGCACCATGGTGGAGATTGATTCGAACGGTTTGACCAGGACATCGCGGATTTCAGATTCTGTTATGGTAATTTTCTTAGGGAGTCCAGTGACCACATCCCTTCCGCTTGCCCAAGTTTCTCTTGGATCCTTGATTTCCTTGCGCAGCGAACCTATTTCCATCTTGATTCGTTCCGCCGTTTTCTTTCCAATGAGCAAGCCATGCTTATACTGCAGGTAATTCATGATTTCATTATCGAAATAGTTTCCTGCAATCCTATTTGATTCGGATACCACAATGTCACCCAAGGACAGGACACCGATGTCGGTCGAACCTCCACCGATATCGATGAGCATCGACCCGTTACTGCTGAAAATATCGAGACCTGATCCAATAGCGCCTGCTTTAACTTCCTGTTCAATGAACACTTCCTTGACTCCAAGCTTGTTGCCAAGTGCCATAAAAGAGTCACGTTCCAACTGTGTGACTTCGGAAGGGCAGCACAATAGCAGTGTGGATTCTTTGATATCGATGTTTATGTTCTCAATCTTGTGCAATGAAATCTCGATGAGTTTCTTGGTAGCCTCAATATCGGAAATGACCCCTTGATTCAACGGGCTTATAATCTTAATTCCGTGATGCCCTTTCCCTATCATGTTTGCAGCCATGCTTCCGGAAGCAATCACCTCATTGGTTTCATAATCGAAGGCGATAACTGAAGGCTCGTTGGTAATTATGCCCTCACCTTCAACATAGACAAGGATGTTTGCCGTACCCAAGTCAATACCGATATTTTTTCCCACCGAGCGTTTTTCTTCTTTCTCTTGTTTTCGAATGGATAATGCCATAATGAAAATCTCCTACAGTTGAAGCGGATTGACCAAGTAGTCTCCGCGATTCTTCAATAAATATTTGGTGCCTTCTGCTACACAGGTAAGGGGGTTGTGTACCACTTTTACAGGAACCTGAATCCGCTTTTGCACATATTCCTCTATACCGCGAATCATCGAACATCCTCCGGTGAGCAATATCCCGTTCTTATAGATGTCGGCGGATAATTCCGGCGGGGTATCCTTCAATACTCCCATGATGAGTTTCACGATTTCCTCAAATACCGGTATCAGGACTGATTGTACTTCAGTAGTTGAAAGCATGACCCATTTGGGAATTCCCTTTACCATATCCCTTCCGGCATAGCGGTTCACAACGTTTTTTGCCTCTGCATGCAAGTCGCCCAGTTCGATTTTCATTTTTTCTGAAGTCAATTCACCAATTTCAACACTCTGGGTTTTTTTAACAAATTTGGAAATCTCATCGTCCATGAAACTTCCTGCTTTCCTGATTGTACGGGAGAGTACGATATCACCAAAAGAGATAACGCCGACGTCAGTGGTTCCTCCACCGATATCCACGACCATCACGCCTTTTGACTTAAAAATATCCACACCCGCCCCAAGCGCTCCTGACTTTATCTCCTCTTCAATAAACACATCGGTGATATTCATTTTTGTTGCCAGATCAGTCATTACATCACGCTCGATTTTTGTTACTTCCGAAGGGCAACAGATTACACAGGTTGTTTTGGAGATATCCTTCTCGGTTAGGTTTTCAACCTTCCCAAGAACATAGCTCAAGAGAGCTTTAGCAGCACGCATATCCGAGATAACACCATTTCTCAAGGGTTTCACGACGGAAATCTTTGAGTGGACTTTACCAAGCATTTTGTGAGCGTCTTCCCCGGCAGCTACAATCTTTCCAGATTCTCTGTCAAATGCGATCACCGATGGTTCATCAAATATGATTCCTTTCTTTTCCAGGAACACCAACAAATTGGCAGTTCCAAGATCGATGCCCAAACCCAGTCTATCATTCGCTATTACTGCACTCATTTCCTTACCCATCCTATACTTCACTATAAAAATAACGACTCGTCATTTTGAGCATTTTTTTGCATCCATCTATTACAGCTGTCAAAGGAACCTCGGAGAGATATACAGGAATTTGCGCGATTTCAGAAAAGTATTCCTTGATTCCTGGAATCTGAGAACAGCCGCCGGTCAATAGGATTCCCGAATCAACGAGATCACCTGCCAATTCAGGAGGAGTCTCTTCCAATGTTGCGAGCAATATGGATTTAATCGGGTCGAAGCTTCGCAGAAGCACTTCACGGATTTCCTGTGGGGATAGGGTAATTTGGCGGGGTAGGCCGGAGACTAAGTCCCTGCCCATCGCTTCTGCGTGGATCAGGTTGCAATCCTCATCCATCGGATAGGGGCCTGTCAGCGAAGAAAGGGCAATCTTGATTCGTTCTGCAGTCTGATTGCCGATTTCCAGCTTGTGGGTGGTTTTTACGTAGTCAATGATCTGCCGGTCGAAATAGTCGCCTGCAATCTTGATGGATTTCGAAAGAACCACTTCACCAAGGGAGAGGATGCCGAAATCGGTTGTACCGCCGCCGATGTCGATTACCATGTGGCCTTTTGGTGCAAATATATCAAGACCGGAGCCGAGGGCTCCTGCTTTGATTTCTTCTTCAATTTCCGTGTTTTGAATACCCAGGCTATGTCCGAGTTCCACGATTGCTTCCTTCTCGGTGTTGGTGATTTCCGAGGGAATACAGATGAGGAGCTTGTTGATCGAGTCGAGATTGGAGAGAAAAATCTTATCCAAAGTGTACAGCAGGATTTCTCGTATCAGTTGGATGTCAGAGATTACTCCTCCTTGCAACGGTCTGGCAACTTCAACTTTGCTGTGGGTTTTCCCATCAAGTTTAGCTGCTTCATATCCAACGGATACTACATTGCGCGTCGCTTTGTCGATTGCAATGATCGATGGTTCATTGAATAGCGTACCCTGGCCTTCAACATAGATGAGAAGGTTCGAGGTACCTAAATCAACTCCTACGGATAAATTTGTCTTTTCCTTCATGCTTTCCCTCCAATGGTCCTTACAAAAAAATATCAAAAGCAAAATCGCTTCCGATTAACATTTGGAATCGTATACATATTGTTTGTGTAACCAAAAAGCATACATATGTGTTTGATTTCTGGTCTAGTAGAGCACACCAAAATTGAGATGTCAATAAAATAAATGCAAAATAAATTAATGTAATATAAACAGTTAGTGCATATGTCACATTTAGCAAAAGAGACTAAAACAACAATGTTGTGACAATTGTCAAAGAAATCAGAAATAAAAAAATAGATTATTGTATCTCTCCTAATGGATTAGTATTTTACTCACGATATTTTGGCTGAAGAAATGCTATGACAAGTGGCATAAGTCATAGTGCAATAAGAATTAATACTGGATTAATTTTGTGAACTTAGGTGATGTGATGATTGACCAAATTTATTGATGAATCCGCATATTAATTACCCTTTGTCCTCTTCTCTGAGGTGTCTGCATACAATTTTGGGAGCCAATGTTCTCTATTGCTACCAAAACAAAGCATGTGTTTTCCATCCTTTACAGATGATTCTTACTGATCTCGGCATGCACATGACCACTGCTATCATGTATTTTTAAGGCAGGCGATCTATTGTAAAGGATTCTTTTCGAAGTGGTGCTGATGACTCCCAGCGATGTGACTCTGACTGCGATGGAAGCAGCTGAGAATTCGCAGGATATATATGGACCATTCGATAGTGATTCCAGCTTGATGGATGCGCTGGATGCTTACGCCAGTCTTATCAGCTCATTCCTTTTTTACTTCCAAACATGATACGTGGATGCGTGATGGTCCCCCTCAACTGGATATGCATGCAAGGGTTTCTTTATTCCTTCTTATCTGAGAGTTTCAGCAATGTAGGCAGCAAGTAGAGCATCTTCTTCTGGTCATTTGCATCACCTACTTCTTCAAGAAGCTGTTCTTGGTCTTAGATGGACAATGATTGCTTGTAGTCTTCTGCTAGCATGGTTCGGTTGAATTTGGCTGGTGATTTGATTTTTTGTGGTTGATTCAGAACAAGAAAGAGATGGTGCCAGGAGTAAATTCCTCCCAGCACCATCGGTTGATACACGTTTTCAATACTCTTTATTCAGTATCAACGAGTTAAGTCCTACCTTTAAAGCATAGGTACAAACAACGGATCTACAACTGTATTTCCGATAAGCGTTACATTGGTTTGACCCAATAACTTACCCTCGATCGTAGCACCAT contains the following coding sequences:
- a CDS encoding EAL domain-containing protein yields the protein MKFLQHHSLVLGCANFVLLVISFSLGWISAGLAFSLLFLINVNMGFHYINHCEPWRYTSKALSKWLRLHEQSNLESLFCLYLSMHTRGVFQSCVNRERLEEVSLLCAQELMDYFGTNNTQRMTHEAFVVLRNFPSEMLSNEKVKAEYQAIVCQTILERLQNRFDARRTFLPPVEILIGCAASGIRYRTASLEQLVDLAYVTQQEAQRSYKTWMVANSEIQARKLDIDECIQGFQSQGWEAEFNPFFQPIIDSETLCVVGSESLARWQLGGFRILSAKVFKDIAGELHHIEAIDMAIITKTFAIIRKMMLARIIPYTFKIVLNVSNESLKKGFAGRMHFLAEHHGLHPTQIEFDLKDSAFSEPESLAVIKELREIGFRISLDVFNENAFDLQAFARADFDSIKLDFSVYSLQLQQVYASLKESATRKGIEVLAKGIEKKEILEAATKLGCTYLQGNYFTQPIPESTFEVFMRKYQTGLLLDTCLG
- a CDS encoding rod shape-determining protein, which gives rise to MALSIRKQEKEEKRSVGKNIGIDLGTANILVYVEGEGIITNEPSVIAFDYETNEVIASGSMAANMIGKGHHGIKIISPLNQGVISDIEATKKLIEISLHKIENINIDIKESTLLLCCPSEVTQLERDSFMALGNKLGVKEVFIEQEVKAGAIGSGLDIFSSNGSMLIDIGGGSTDIGVLSLGDIVVSESNRIAGNYFDNEIMNYLQYKHGLLIGKKTAERIKMEIGSLRKEIKDPRETWASGRDVVTGLPKKITITESEIRDVLVKPFESISTMVLKVLQNTPPELSSDIIVNGIYISGGGALIDGIDEFLHERIGMDFHISKRPLTAVVDGTKLLLKNRGSYFVKPTD
- a CDS encoding rod shape-determining protein, with amino-acid sequence MSAVIANDRLGLGIDLGTANLLVFLEKKGIIFDEPSVIAFDRESGKIVAAGEDAHKMLGKVHSKISVVKPLRNGVISDMRAAKALLSYVLGKVENLTEKDISKTTCVICCPSEVTKIERDVMTDLATKMNITDVFIEEEIKSGALGAGVDIFKSKGVMVVDIGGGTTDVGVISFGDIVLSRTIRKAGSFMDDEISKFVKKTQSVEIGELTSEKMKIELGDLHAEAKNVVNRYAGRDMVKGIPKWVMLSTTEVQSVLIPVFEEIVKLIMGVLKDTPPELSADIYKNGILLTGGCSMIRGIEEYVQKRIQVPVKVVHNPLTCVAEGTKYLLKNRGDYLVNPLQL
- a CDS encoding rod shape-determining protein, with product MKEKTNLSVGVDLGTSNLLIYVEGQGTLFNEPSIIAIDKATRNVVSVGYEAAKLDGKTHSKVEVARPLQGGVISDIQLIREILLYTLDKIFLSNLDSINKLLICIPSEITNTEKEAIVELGHSLGIQNTEIEEEIKAGALGSGLDIFAPKGHMVIDIGGGTTDFGILSLGEVVLSKSIKIAGDYFDRQIIDYVKTTHKLEIGNQTAERIKIALSSLTGPYPMDEDCNLIHAEAMGRDLVSGLPRQITLSPQEIREVLLRSFDPIKSILLATLEETPPELAGDLVDSGILLTGGCSQIPGIKEYFSEIAQIPVYLSEVPLTAVIDGCKKMLKMTSRYFYSEV